The following coding sequences lie in one Apium graveolens cultivar Ventura chromosome 1, ASM990537v1, whole genome shotgun sequence genomic window:
- the LOC141666378 gene encoding transmembrane emp24 domain-containing protein p24delta3-like, which produces MMMMMGDKIRVCLVLILFVVLIQKGDAIWMSLPAASSTKCVTEEIHNNVVVLGDYVVISDDNVHPTPTISAKVTSPYGNTLHSNENATHGQFAFTTNEAGLYLACFWVDHHGSGAVSMNLDWKTGIAAKDWESVARKEKIEGVELELRKLEGAVEAIHENLLYLKNREAEMRIVNEATNSRVALYSMLSLAVCVGVSVLQIMHLKRFFQKKKLI; this is translated from the exons atgatgatgatgatgggAGATAAAATCAGGGTTTGTTTGGTACTAATATTATTTGTTGTTTTAATACAAAAGGGTGATGCGATATGGATGAGTTTACCTGCTGCCTCCAGTACCAAATGCGTTACAGAAGAAATCCATAATAACGTCGTCGTTTTGGGTGATTATGTTGTTATTTCTGATGATAATGTTCATCCTACACCTACCATCTCTGCTAAG GTGACATCACCTTATGGCAACACACTTCACAGCAATGAGAACGCCACACACGGTCAATTTGCATTCACTACAAATGAAGCTGGTCTGTACCTTGCATGTTTTTGGGTCGATCACCATGGAAGTGGAGCTGTAAGTATGAACTTAGACTGGAAAACTGGCATTGCAGCAAAGGATTGGGAGTCGGTTGCCAGGAAAGAGAAAATTGAG GGTGTCGAACTTGAGTTAAGAAAACTTGAAGGAGCAGTGGAGGCTATTCATGAAAATTTGCTTTATCTCAAAAACAG GGAAGCTGAAATGAGGATAGTGAATGAAGCTACAAATTCTAGAGTTGCGTTGTACAGTATGTTATCTTTGGCCGTCTGTGTTGGAGTTTCAGTTTTGCAGATAATGCACTTGAAGCGATTTTTCCAAAAGAAGAAGCTAATCTAG